The following are from one region of the Vibrio rarus genome:
- a CDS encoding TorD/DmsD family molecular chaperone, translating to MNQDVQQSPRAEIYLLFATLFRQAPNGQLMQWLANLDTDDKSSAMSADWSALSEQAKGANLEQIQDEYQNLFIGIGRGEVMPFASWHRSGALMEKPLIELRQDLASLGFERNETVKEPEDHIAALCEVMAMLVEENAYQQGVFFNRHIASWYKNLVTQIQGASAAQFYITVASLFASFMELEEVALSEQHIAVRSSDVD from the coding sequence ATGAATCAAGATGTACAACAGTCACCACGAGCTGAGATTTATTTGCTGTTTGCCACCTTATTTAGGCAAGCCCCCAATGGGCAACTCATGCAGTGGTTAGCAAATTTAGACACCGATGATAAATCGAGTGCGATGAGCGCAGATTGGAGCGCACTGAGTGAACAAGCAAAAGGTGCCAATTTAGAACAGATACAAGACGAGTATCAAAATCTCTTTATTGGTATTGGTCGTGGCGAAGTCATGCCATTTGCTTCTTGGCATCGCAGTGGCGCGTTAATGGAGAAACCATTAATTGAATTGCGCCAAGATTTGGCCTCGTTGGGCTTTGAGCGCAACGAAACCGTTAAAGAACCGGAAGACCATATTGCCGCATTATGTGAGGTGATGGCGATGTTGGTCGAGGAAAACGCTTATCAGCAGGGCGTATTTTTTAATCGTCATATTGCGAGCTGGTATAAAAATTTAGTGACACAAATTCAAGGTGCAAGTGCGGCACAGTTTTATATCACTGTCGCTTCTCTTTTCGCTTCTTTCATGGAGCTAGAAGAGGTCGCACTTAGTGAGCAGCATATCGCTGTTCGTTCTAGTGATGTGGATTAG
- a CDS encoding 4Fe-4S binding protein has product MLKDFLAQSVTLNGQARNYAFTHTLELSNLIPPTVSYESQGALLVIATEQNLAQLQLQFAQMASVTFALEAKHKVDTSVDAYYFTSAQLSGYLGQFIFTVSQQDTLSKIDLAPVAIAQPHFDVVLDFSAQSYINTEVPPVGYFPVGRGYPSLDDAVEEINALVGTFDKPKFFRLDTDKCAHSSRGVKGCERCILSCPAGALTSEGRDEIGYKIEINPFLCQGVGTCATSCPTGAIEYALPFPNETQGYIERTLKNYHLQGGENPIVLFCSAEHETYNLMALRVLPDNVIPIVVNELPSVGIDTWFAALANGATQVLFAASRRMPATIIRVLNEEVSVAQTLLRQLGINAGCIDVLYLEDLRSSKPTLFEQPLQVVVGEVEGDKRARLFQALDALATTFVPLQQQVALPQGAPYGSVECDTDKCTLCMACVAVCPTAALHNEGQSPMLNFIEQDCVQCGLCEGACPEDALNLTPRMNWDRSSRTTVATINKDEPALCLTCQKPFAPKSMISMLQTKLKDNSHFSDDAAIRRIAMCEDCRVADIYQEMAKDPTKQLKY; this is encoded by the coding sequence ATGCTTAAGGATTTTTTAGCCCAATCTGTAACATTAAATGGGCAAGCGAGAAACTATGCGTTTACCCATACCTTAGAACTCTCTAATCTTATTCCTCCCACAGTGAGTTATGAAAGCCAAGGCGCACTGTTAGTGATTGCCACGGAACAGAACTTAGCACAACTGCAGTTACAGTTTGCCCAGATGGCTTCGGTGACTTTTGCATTAGAGGCAAAGCATAAAGTAGACACCAGTGTTGATGCCTATTACTTCACATCGGCACAACTTAGTGGTTATCTTGGTCAGTTTATTTTCACGGTTTCACAACAAGACACTTTATCTAAAATTGACTTAGCTCCGGTGGCCATTGCTCAGCCACACTTTGATGTGGTGCTCGACTTTAGCGCCCAGTCATACATAAATACGGAAGTGCCTCCAGTGGGGTATTTTCCTGTCGGACGAGGCTACCCAAGTCTAGATGATGCTGTGGAAGAAATTAATGCTTTAGTGGGAACCTTTGATAAACCAAAGTTTTTCCGTTTGGATACTGACAAATGTGCCCACAGCTCAAGGGGAGTCAAAGGGTGTGAACGATGCATCTTATCTTGTCCAGCTGGAGCCTTAACCAGTGAAGGGCGCGATGAAATTGGCTATAAGATAGAAATTAACCCCTTTCTTTGCCAAGGGGTGGGTACCTGTGCCACATCTTGTCCAACGGGCGCCATTGAATACGCTTTGCCTTTCCCAAATGAAACCCAAGGTTATATTGAACGCACGTTAAAGAACTATCATCTGCAAGGGGGGGAGAACCCCATTGTGCTGTTTTGTAGTGCCGAGCATGAAACCTATAACCTAATGGCCTTGCGTGTCCTACCGGATAACGTCATTCCCATAGTGGTGAATGAATTGCCCTCGGTGGGTATTGATACTTGGTTTGCCGCTCTCGCCAATGGCGCGACTCAGGTGCTATTTGCCGCCAGTAGAAGAATGCCAGCAACCATCATTCGCGTGCTAAACGAAGAAGTGAGCGTAGCACAAACGTTATTACGTCAGCTTGGAATTAATGCCGGTTGTATTGATGTTTTGTATTTAGAAGATCTTCGTAGCAGTAAGCCAACACTGTTTGAACAGCCACTACAGGTTGTTGTAGGAGAGGTGGAAGGGGATAAGCGTGCTCGTTTATTTCAAGCATTAGATGCATTGGCTACCACGTTTGTGCCATTGCAACAACAGGTTGCCCTTCCTCAAGGTGCGCCATATGGCAGTGTAGAATGTGATACGGACAAATGTACCTTATGCATGGCCTGTGTGGCGGTGTGTCCTACCGCAGCATTACACAATGAAGGTCAGTCACCTATGCTTAACTTCATAGAACAAGACTGCGTGCAGTGCGGATTGTGTGAGGGTGCCTGTCCTGAAGATGCCTTGAATCTGACACCTAGAATGAACTGGGATCGATCTTCGCGAACCACAGTGGCGACCATAAATAAAGATGAACCCGCTCTGTGTTTAACCTGTCAAAAACCGTTTGCACCTAAGTCTATGATTTCTATGCTTCAAACGAAATTAAAGGACAACAGTCACTTCTCAGATGATGCCGCTATACGCCGTATTGCTATGTGTGAGGACTGCCGAGTAGCAGACATTTATCAAGAAATGGCGAAAGATCCTACAAAACAGCTAAAATATTAA
- a CDS encoding DUF3306 domain-containing protein — MSRRGLFERLLHKHAVPVQDEELDPSDVQRDYATVPQGVKEGSTEACTDTQCSDPVDTKKEPLHEKIAEQDEPLESLDNDEESQQGSAMSALLASDAAPALKKRALRNLFFSGEFSEVDELNDYHQDFSQIKSLSADVTNTLRQWTCDKVEQLNELDEGQSPQTAVVTSDPAGSLAENSEQDEARDGQSALEQGPITQDLTKVTNDNDNHPVVNDLDDMKTTQHSEMRFYKEE, encoded by the coding sequence TGAGTCGTCGTGGATTATTTGAACGGTTATTACATAAACATGCCGTTCCCGTTCAAGATGAAGAGTTAGACCCTTCTGATGTCCAGAGGGATTATGCCACTGTCCCACAAGGAGTCAAAGAGGGCAGTACAGAGGCCTGCACTGATACACAGTGTAGTGACCCTGTGGATACGAAAAAAGAGCCTTTGCATGAAAAAATAGCGGAGCAAGATGAGCCCCTTGAATCATTAGACAATGATGAGGAGTCGCAACAAGGGAGTGCTATGTCCGCATTATTGGCTTCTGATGCAGCGCCGGCCCTTAAAAAACGCGCCTTGCGTAATCTGTTTTTCAGTGGTGAGTTTAGCGAAGTAGATGAATTGAACGATTATCATCAAGATTTTAGCCAAATAAAGTCGCTGTCTGCGGATGTGACTAACACATTACGTCAATGGACCTGTGACAAAGTGGAGCAATTGAATGAACTCGATGAGGGACAATCACCACAAACTGCAGTGGTAACGAGTGATCCCGCGGGTTCATTAGCTGAAAACAGTGAGCAGGATGAAGCTCGCGACGGGCAAAGTGCATTGGAACAAGGCCCAATAACGCAAGATTTAACAAAAGTTACAAATGATAATGATAATCATCCAGTTGTAAATGATCTTGATGACATGAAAACAACACAACATAGCGAAATGCGCTTTTATAAAGAGGAATGA